Proteins encoded by one window of Gambusia affinis linkage group LG17, SWU_Gaff_1.0, whole genome shotgun sequence:
- the stard7 gene encoding stAR-related lipid transfer protein 7, mitochondrial isoform X3, which produces MFHSVPRRPICEIGVNTMRLQSSRSLGCTVEEGMEKVQRFPMLGRNLGLLLSWLQRAGVGSNRASGQKKKKGLLSIFADHCGFVTGQRLRRACQVGELYSNLYSERTRWTLVGNIWRRLQNNHAPTGKLVAALAGVFLWESEKIQDEEIRRCGLELEAMEAVKKLCTQTSHKAAHQEGGWEVVVDKKDIRVWKRQISNTQLYEYRVLGSYNDVTPRQFFNVQLDTEYRKKWDSLVIKLEVVDRDVNTGSEVVHWATHFPYPLFSRDYVYVRRYDVDVENNMMVLVSRAVQHPRVPETQEFVRVHSYQSKMVIRPHKSFDENGFDYLLTYSDDPQTVFPRYCVSWMVSSGMPDFLDKLHTAALRAKNLEVGIHDYTGVIKSSESNRQPSQERLGR; this is translated from the exons ATGTTTCACTCCGTGCCCCGACGTCCCATCTGCGAGATCGGAGTCAATACAATGCGGCTCCAGAGCAGCAGGTCTCTCGGGTGTACAGTGGAGGAGGGCATGGAGAAAGTCCAGAGGTTCCCGATGCTGGGCAGGAACTTGGGCCTGCTGCTCTCCTGGCTCCAGAGAGCAGGTGTGGGCTCCAACAGGGCCTCGggtcagaagaaaaaaaagggactgCTGTCCATATTTGCTGACCACTGTGGCTTTGTGACCGGTCAAAGGCTACGGCGGGCCTGCCAAGTGGGCGAGCTTTACTCCAACCTGTACTCCGAGCGGACCAGGTGGACCCTGGTTGGCAACATTTGGCGCAGACTTCAGAACAATCACGCCCCCACAGGGAAGCTTGTGGCGGCTCTGGCTGGGGTTTTCTTGTGGGAGAGTGAGAAGATACAAGATGAGGAAATCCGCAG ATGTGGACTCGAGTTGGAAGCCATGGAAGCTGTGAAAAAGCTATGCACACAGACTAGCCATAAGGCCGCGCACCAGGAAGGTGGCTGGGAAGTTGTGGTGGACAAGAAGGATATCAGAGTGTGGAAGAGGCAAATTTCCAACACCCAGCTCTATGAATACAGAG taTTGGGATCCTACAACGATGTCACACCGAGACAGTTCTTCAATGTACAG TTGGACACTGAGTACAGGAAGAAGTGGGATTCATTGGTCATCAAGCTTGAAGTGGTTGACAGGGACGTCAACACGGGCTCGGAAGTTGTGCACTGGGCGACACACTTTCCA TATCCGTTGTTTTCAAGAGACTATGTTTATGTGCGGCGGTATGATGTTGACGTGGAAAATAACATGATGGTCTTGGTATCCAG AGCTGTGCAGCATCCAAGAGTCCCAGAGACCCAAGAATTTGTGAGGGTCCACTCATACCAGTCAAAGATGGTCATTCGTCCTCATAAGTCCTTTGATGAG aaCGGGTTTGATTACTTGCTGACCTACAGTGACGATCCACAGACGGTCTTTCCTCGTTACTGTGTGAGCTGGATGGTGTCAAGTG GCATgccagactttctagacaagCTCCATACTGCTGCCTTGCGGGCCAAGAACTTGGAGGTCGGGATTCACGACTACACCGGCGTCATCAAATCCAGCGAGTCCAACCGTCAGCCGAGCCAGGAGCGCCTAG GGAGGTGA
- the stard7 gene encoding stAR-related lipid transfer protein 7, mitochondrial isoform X2 gives MFHSVPRRPICEIGVNTMRLQSSRSLGCTVEEGMEKVQRFPMLGRNLGLLLSWLQRAGVGSNRASGQKKKKGLLSIFADHCGFVTGQRLRRACQVGELYSNLYSERTRWTLVGNIWRRLQNNHAPTGKLVAALAGVFLWESEKIQDEEIRRCGLELEAMEAVKKLCTQTSHKAAHQEGGWEVVVDKKDIRVWKRQISNTQLYEYRVLGSYNDVTPRQFFNVQLDTEYRKKWDSLVIKLEVVDRDVNTGSEVVHWATHFPYPLFSRDYVYVRRYDVDVENNMMVLVSRAVQHPRVPETQEFVRVHSYQSKMVIRPHKSFDENGFDYLLTYSDDPQTVFPRYCVSWMVSSGMPDFLDKLHTAALRAKNLEVGIHDYTGVIKSSESNRQPSQERLGSAETS, from the exons ATGTTTCACTCCGTGCCCCGACGTCCCATCTGCGAGATCGGAGTCAATACAATGCGGCTCCAGAGCAGCAGGTCTCTCGGGTGTACAGTGGAGGAGGGCATGGAGAAAGTCCAGAGGTTCCCGATGCTGGGCAGGAACTTGGGCCTGCTGCTCTCCTGGCTCCAGAGAGCAGGTGTGGGCTCCAACAGGGCCTCGggtcagaagaaaaaaaagggactgCTGTCCATATTTGCTGACCACTGTGGCTTTGTGACCGGTCAAAGGCTACGGCGGGCCTGCCAAGTGGGCGAGCTTTACTCCAACCTGTACTCCGAGCGGACCAGGTGGACCCTGGTTGGCAACATTTGGCGCAGACTTCAGAACAATCACGCCCCCACAGGGAAGCTTGTGGCGGCTCTGGCTGGGGTTTTCTTGTGGGAGAGTGAGAAGATACAAGATGAGGAAATCCGCAG ATGTGGACTCGAGTTGGAAGCCATGGAAGCTGTGAAAAAGCTATGCACACAGACTAGCCATAAGGCCGCGCACCAGGAAGGTGGCTGGGAAGTTGTGGTGGACAAGAAGGATATCAGAGTGTGGAAGAGGCAAATTTCCAACACCCAGCTCTATGAATACAGAG taTTGGGATCCTACAACGATGTCACACCGAGACAGTTCTTCAATGTACAG TTGGACACTGAGTACAGGAAGAAGTGGGATTCATTGGTCATCAAGCTTGAAGTGGTTGACAGGGACGTCAACACGGGCTCGGAAGTTGTGCACTGGGCGACACACTTTCCA TATCCGTTGTTTTCAAGAGACTATGTTTATGTGCGGCGGTATGATGTTGACGTGGAAAATAACATGATGGTCTTGGTATCCAG AGCTGTGCAGCATCCAAGAGTCCCAGAGACCCAAGAATTTGTGAGGGTCCACTCATACCAGTCAAAGATGGTCATTCGTCCTCATAAGTCCTTTGATGAG aaCGGGTTTGATTACTTGCTGACCTACAGTGACGATCCACAGACGGTCTTTCCTCGTTACTGTGTGAGCTGGATGGTGTCAAGTG GCATgccagactttctagacaagCTCCATACTGCTGCCTTGCGGGCCAAGAACTTGGAGGTCGGGATTCACGACTACACCGGCGTCATCAAATCCAGCGAGTCCAACCGTCAGCCGAGCCAGGAGCGCCTAG gTTCTGCTGAAACGTCATAG
- the stard7 gene encoding stAR-related lipid transfer protein 7, mitochondrial isoform X1 yields the protein MFHSVPRRPICEIGVNTMRLQSSRSLGCTVEEGMEKVQRFPMLGRNLGLLLSWLQRAGVGSNRASGQKKKKGLLSIFADHCGFVTGQRLRRACQVGELYSNLYSERTRWTLVGNIWRRLQNNHAPTGKLVAALAGVFLWESEKIQDEEIRRCGLELEAMEAVKKLCTQTSHKAAHQEGGWEVVVDKKDIRVWKRQISNTQLYEYRVLGSYNDVTPRQFFNVQLDTEYRKKWDSLVIKLEVVDRDVNTGSEVVHWATHFPYPLFSRDYVYVRRYDVDVENNMMVLVSRAVQHPRVPETQEFVRVHSYQSKMVIRPHKSFDENGFDYLLTYSDDPQTVFPRYCVSWMVSSGMPDFLDKLHTAALRAKNLEVGIHDYTGVIKSSESNRQPSQERLGAENTHTGGPGHIYA from the exons ATGTTTCACTCCGTGCCCCGACGTCCCATCTGCGAGATCGGAGTCAATACAATGCGGCTCCAGAGCAGCAGGTCTCTCGGGTGTACAGTGGAGGAGGGCATGGAGAAAGTCCAGAGGTTCCCGATGCTGGGCAGGAACTTGGGCCTGCTGCTCTCCTGGCTCCAGAGAGCAGGTGTGGGCTCCAACAGGGCCTCGggtcagaagaaaaaaaagggactgCTGTCCATATTTGCTGACCACTGTGGCTTTGTGACCGGTCAAAGGCTACGGCGGGCCTGCCAAGTGGGCGAGCTTTACTCCAACCTGTACTCCGAGCGGACCAGGTGGACCCTGGTTGGCAACATTTGGCGCAGACTTCAGAACAATCACGCCCCCACAGGGAAGCTTGTGGCGGCTCTGGCTGGGGTTTTCTTGTGGGAGAGTGAGAAGATACAAGATGAGGAAATCCGCAG ATGTGGACTCGAGTTGGAAGCCATGGAAGCTGTGAAAAAGCTATGCACACAGACTAGCCATAAGGCCGCGCACCAGGAAGGTGGCTGGGAAGTTGTGGTGGACAAGAAGGATATCAGAGTGTGGAAGAGGCAAATTTCCAACACCCAGCTCTATGAATACAGAG taTTGGGATCCTACAACGATGTCACACCGAGACAGTTCTTCAATGTACAG TTGGACACTGAGTACAGGAAGAAGTGGGATTCATTGGTCATCAAGCTTGAAGTGGTTGACAGGGACGTCAACACGGGCTCGGAAGTTGTGCACTGGGCGACACACTTTCCA TATCCGTTGTTTTCAAGAGACTATGTTTATGTGCGGCGGTATGATGTTGACGTGGAAAATAACATGATGGTCTTGGTATCCAG AGCTGTGCAGCATCCAAGAGTCCCAGAGACCCAAGAATTTGTGAGGGTCCACTCATACCAGTCAAAGATGGTCATTCGTCCTCATAAGTCCTTTGATGAG aaCGGGTTTGATTACTTGCTGACCTACAGTGACGATCCACAGACGGTCTTTCCTCGTTACTGTGTGAGCTGGATGGTGTCAAGTG GCATgccagactttctagacaagCTCCATACTGCTGCCTTGCGGGCCAAGAACTTGGAGGTCGGGATTCACGACTACACCGGCGTCATCAAATCCAGCGAGTCCAACCGTCAGCCGAGCCAGGAGCGCCTAGgtgctgaaaacacacacactggtggTCCTGGTCACATCTACGCTTGA